The Acidobacteriota bacterium DNA segment CAGTGCCAGTGGATCCAGGAATTTACCGCTGTTAAGCCACCACCAGACGAGTGACAGACACAGGGCTGAACCATAAAAAAAATACTGGCAGGCTGTCCAAAATTTTCCACGAGGGACTGTGGTCGGAAACCGGTAATAAAAATGAAAGGCCAGCGCGGTTTGGAGTCCAATCAGGTTATGGGCCGGTGCCCAAAATATCCAGCTTCCCCCTTGCAGGAAAAACATTTTGGTGGAAAGCGTGTTTTTCAAAAAAGTAATTGCCGCCACGAGCAGGGTGATGCTCCCCAGTCGGGCCGAAAATCCATCAGGCTTCAGGGTTCCAATACTCAGCCCAACGCCAAGAAACACCACACCAATCAGGAACTGCATCACCAGAAGGGGCGATATCTGGTGAGTGCGGGTGAGTTTACTGGTCAGGGAAAATTCTTTTTCCTCTCCATTCTGGATCACACGAATGGTGTATGGTCCACCGAAGGGCTGTACCCATCTGAGGTATCCGGGACCGTAGGTTGCAACTCGGGGCTCACGATTGATGGCCACTAGCTGGTCGCCGGTCTGGAGTTTCCCGGCTGCTGGACCTTGCGGATCAACCTGACTGACCTGCCAGCAACCTTTGGGTTGCTCGACGGCTGACCATCCCGTTTCCAGTTGGAGCGGTCCAAGCCGATAAAGCTGAACCGCCGCAAAAATGAAATATCCGGCCAGAATGATTCCAAAACCGCAGATTCCCCAGAAAAAAATAGGTTTCGCCGGTTTCGCTGATGTTCTATGACCTGGTGATGGGGAAGAAACAACTGGTTGGGCTACGACTTCGGCGGCGACATCGCCGGGTGGCGATTCAATAAAATCTTCCGCTTCAGATTCAAACGCTAGAAGCTGTTCGACTTTCTGGCGCAGCCAGAGGTCATCACCGCATTCTTTCGCCAGAAAGACTGTTCGGTTCTCGGGGTTGAGATCAAGCGCCGACTGACACAGTCGCTCGATTTCATCCCAGCGTTCAGGTTTCATCGGGTGCTCCTTTGAGTTCGGAGAGCAACCACAATTTGGCCACCCGCCAGTCCCGTTTGACCGTTTCAACCGAGATTTTCAATACCTCAGCCGTTTCCTCAAGGCTCATTCCACCGAAGTAGCGAAGTTCGACAATCCGGCTTTTGCGCTCGTCAAAAGCTGCCAGCCGGGTCAGGGCTTCGTCGAGTGCGACCAGTTCGGCATAGCGTTCACTTGAAACCAGAGCGGCTTGATCGAGTGAAACTTTCTGGAAATCACCGCCCCGCTTCTCAGTTTTTCGGGCCAGGGCATAGTTCACCAGGATATGGCGCATGGCGGTGGCGGCCACGGCAAAAAAGTGGGATCGGTTTTGCCAGTGAACATCCGATTGACCGGCGAGTTTCAGGTAGGCTTCGTGAATAAGCGCGGTGGTTTG contains these protein-coding regions:
- a CDS encoding sigma-70 family RNA polymerase sigma factor, coding for MASPPLEVTALLEAWNRGDQAALDQLMPLVYNELRQMARRYMSGQPTGHTLQTTALIHEAYLKLAGQSDVHWQNRSHFFAVAATAMRHILVNYALARKTEKRGGDFQKVSLDQAALVSSERYAELVALDEALTRLAAFDERKSRIVELRYFGGMSLEETAEVLKISVETVKRDWRVAKLWLLSELKGAPDET